One genomic window of Choloepus didactylus isolate mChoDid1 chromosome 27, mChoDid1.pri, whole genome shotgun sequence includes the following:
- the LOC119521469 gene encoding cytochrome c oxidase subunit 7A1, mitochondrial codes for MRALRVSQALIRSFGSTARHRFQNRVAEKQKLFQADNDLPVHLKGGGTDNILYRLTMGLCLGGSAYSLYCLGWASYPHNK; via the exons ATGAGGGCCCTGCGG GTCTCCCAGGCGTTGATTCGCTCCTTCGGCTCCACCGCCCGGCACCGCTTCCAGAACCGAGTGGCGGAGAAACAGAAACTCTTCCAG GCGGACAATGACCTCCCGGTGCATTTGAAGGGCGGAGGAACCGACAACATCCTATACCGACTGACTATGGGGCTGTGTCTGGGGG GCTCCGCGTACAGCCTCTACTGCCTTGGCTGGGCCTCCTACCCCCACAACAAGTGA
- the CAPNS1 gene encoding calpain small subunit 1, with product MFLVNSFLKGGGGGGGGGGGLGGGLGNVLGGLISGAGGGGGGGGGGGGGGGTAMRILGGVISAISEAAAQYNPEPPPPRTHYSNIEANESEEVRQFRRVFAQLAGDDMEVSATELMNILNKIVTRHPDLKTDGFGIDTCRSMVAVMDSDTTGKLGFEEFKYLWNNIKKWQAIYKQFDADRSGTICSSELPGAFEAAGFHLNEHLYNMIIRRYSDEAGNMDFDNFISCLVRLDAMFRAFKSLDKDGTGQIQVNIQEWLQLTMYS from the exons ATGTTCCTGGTTAACTCATTCTTGAAGGGCGGAggtggcggtggcggcggcggcgggggcctGGGCGGAGGCCTGGGGAATGTGCTCGGAGGCCTGATCAGCGGGGctgggggcggcggcggcggcggcggaggtggcggtggcggcggcggcacGGCCATGCGCATCCTGGGCGGGGTCATTAGCGCCATCAG CGAGGCGGCTGCGCAGTACAACCCGGAGCCCCCG CCCCCACGCACCCATTACTCCAACATCGAGGCCAATGAGAGTGAGGAGGTGCGACAGTTCAGAAGGGTGTTTGCACAGCTGGCTGGAGAT GACATGGAAGTCAGTGCCACAGAACTCATGAACATTCTCAACAAAATCGTGACCCGAC ATCCTGATCTGAAGACGGATGGTTTTGGCATTGACACGTGTCGCAGCATGGTGGCTGTGATGGAT AGCGACACCACCGGCAAGCTGGGCTTCGAGGAGTTCAAGTATCTGTGGAACAACATCAAAAAGTGGCAG GCCATATACAAACAGTTTGATGCTGACCGTTCAGGGACCATCTGCAGTAGTGAACTCCCAGGGGCCTTTGAGGCAGCAG GGTTCCACCTGAATGAGCACCTCTACAACATGATCATCCGCCGCTACTCAGATGAGGCGGGGAACATGGATTTTGACAACTTCATCAGCTGCCTGGTCAGGCTGGACGCCATGTTCC GTGCCTTCAAATCTTTAGACAAAGATGGCACTGGGCAAATCCAGGTGAACATCCAGGAG TGGCTGCAGCTGACCATGTATTCCTGA